Proteins encoded in a region of the Oncorhynchus gorbuscha isolate QuinsamMale2020 ecotype Even-year linkage group LG16, OgorEven_v1.0, whole genome shotgun sequence genome:
- the LOC123999540 gene encoding coiled-coil domain-containing protein 134-like: MLSVCTVVLVVAAAALASADSDRHDSNLEIYKRLFETKRKDQLNALKNLVELNDINQQYKIIDIMLKGLFKVLEDSKAVLIAANMQADDPFPMDDKIKEAYSHVVENTAFFGDVALRFPRIVHHYYDRNPDWGVLLRWGLRFCNLTGVFTGGAHQHVLSLMSQELGIIEKSPAFTNPYRTERDDVLHTAEAFQKILREEEKRRRKEDKRKEIRKGPRISRSRTEL, encoded by the exons ATGCTGAGTGTGTGTACAGTCGTCCTGGTGGTTGCTGCTGCAGCCCTCGCCTCAGCAGACTCCGACAGACACGACTCCAACCTGGAGATCT acAAGCGTCTGTTCGAGACCAAGAGGAAAGACCAGCTAAATGCTCTGAAGAACCTGGTGGAGCTCAATGACATCAACCAGCAGTATAAGATCATAGACATCATGCTGAAGGGCTTGTTTAAG GTGTTGGAGGACTCGAAGGCTGTCCTTATTGCAGCCAACATGCAGGCTGATGATCCCTTCCCCATGGATGACAAAATCAAAGAAG CCTACTCCCATGTGGTGGAGAACACTGCGTTCTTTGGGGACGTGGCGTTGCGTTTCCCACGTATTGTCCACCACTACTACGACCGTAACCCTGACTGGGGCGTCCTTCTGCGATGGGGGCTCCGCTTCTGCAACCTGACTGGGGTGTTCACCGGGGGGGCACACCAGCATGTTCTCTCACTG atgtCGCAGGAGTTAGGAATAATAGAGAAATCCCCAGCCTTCACCAACCCATACCGCACTGAGAGAGACGAC GTGCTTCACACTGCAGAGGCTTTTCAGAAGAtcctgagggaggaggagaagaggaggaggaaagaggacaagaggaaagagATTAGGAAGGGGCCCCGCATCTCCCGCTCCCGTACTGAGCTATAG